The DNA sequence GAGTTCTCCTCCCATCACCAATGATTGCTATTCGATCAGCTTCAAGAAAATAGTCAAGGGCGATTTGACATACGGGAGGACCAAATATGACTTTACCAATGGCGTGTTGTTTTTCATTGCTCCCAGGCAAGTCTTGCAGTGGGACGGGAACGTAGTTTTTGACCAAAAGGGCTTTTCCATCAACTTCCATGAAGACTTCCTCAAAGGAACGGAATTGGCCCATCAGATTAAGAAATACGGATTCTTTTCCTACACCGCCAATGAGGCTCTGCACCTTTCGCCCAAGGAAGAAAAGCAACTCGAACTGCTGGTGGAGAACATGGATTTGGAGTATCAAAACAACCCCGATTCTTTTAGCAAAGATATCATCATTTCCCACCTGAGTACCTTCTTGAAATACGCTCAACGCTTTTACGAACGGCAGTTTATCAATCGAATGGAGCTCTCCAATGACTTGCTGGAGCGTTTTAATCAGGAATTGGAGGCGTATGTCGATTCGGGACAACTACAGGAAGCGGGGATTCCCAGTATTGAGGAGATCGCGGAAAGGCTTTCGGTTTCCCAGCGATATTTGAGCGACACCCTCAAAAAAGAGACCGGAAAGACCACGACAGAGCATCTGCAACTCTATTTGATCGATGTCGCAAAGGATATGCTGTTGAATCCCAACAAAACTATTTCCGAGGTTGCCTACGAATTGGGCTTTGAGTATCCCACCTATTTTTCCAGACTCTTCAAAAAGAAGGAAGGCATCAGCCCCACAGAGTATCGGGAGAAGTACAGCATGAATTGAAAGAGGCATCATTGAGCGGCCCCTCAAAATCAAATCAAGGATTTCGTACCTTTCCCTTCATTGAAATAGGGTTCGACTTTCTCGGAAAATCAAATATATGGATATCATTTCCCATACCTTGACTGGGGTTGCTGTAGGGACCGTGGCTGCGACCCTTTCCAACGGTTCATGGAAACAAAAAGGGTTGATCGTACTTGCGGGTGGTCTAGGAGGAGCTTTGCCCGATTTGGACGCGATTTCGTATTGGTCTCAGTTTGATTCCACCATTGGTTCGTTTTTACAGCTAAGTCATTCCGGTAGAGAGATATATGGAGGGAGATTCTGGTATTCACACCACGCTGCTCTTCATTCGATCCTGGCGCCATTGCTGTTGATCCTCTTGACAACTTTCGTTCGTGCTTTGTTGAGGAGAGAGCTTCATCCGCTAGGTATAGTGTCATATCTGAAAGCTCGGAGATATATCTTTTCTGCGTTCTTTTTCGGATTTCTTTTCCATCTGCTGGAGGATATGCCTACACCTGCAAGCGTATGGGGAGGTGTCAATTTGTTTTTTCCAAGTTCGAACTACGTGGGAGGTTTGGGGAAAATATGGTGGTGGAACAATTACGACTTGGTATTGATCATTTTGAGCGTCATTGTAGCGAATGTGCTTCTCAACGCGATTCCCAAACGATTTTATGTACTCAAAGTCAGATCGGCCCTGTTGGTATTTGCTTTGGGAGTAGCGATGTTCCTGTTTCAAATCAATACCCGAACGGTGGACTTCTCATATACGGGACACACGCCTCGTTTTGCCCAATTTGAAAATCAATCCAAAGAGATCCAGCGCGAAATTTTAGGTGAGCGGCTATACCGATGGATGGCTGCCTTGGATCGGATGATCCCCTTGAATTTTTGATTGGGTGAGTGGCTTCGTGTTTTAGCTTCTACACAAGTCTCCTAGTTCATGATTTTCTTATTGAGCCTTGTTATCAAGCCGAAGTCCTATTGAAGCTATATACTTTTCAACAAGGGATGATTGATGGTTTACGAATATAGTTTAAATCTTTTTTGCCTGTTTTTTGTTAAATGGTGTGTTTTTATTTTGGCTGTGCCAATCCCCACAAGGATTGACGCATATATTCAATTAAGACACCGATAAAATGTCAAATCAAAGGAGTATCCCTGATATCGTTGGCGGCGCCATCGATAGAACTTGTACAATCGAAGCTAGAAACCGTGGCATGCCGCTTGATTTCATTCAAGGCCTTTATGCTGCCAGTCTAGAATTGACAGACGGACGGCCAATATCAATCGTCGCCGCCGAGCGACTAGCAGAGACCGTGGGCCGAGGGGATGTCGTGATGGTTTTGACTGGAGCAGGAGTAAGCCCAATCTTGCCGAAGGGAGAAAGTGACGGACCTCCTGGGGCTGCAGCCGTAGCACGTGCCCTATATCGAGGATTGGGGGCTGTACCGACCTATGTGCTAGAAAAGCATCATGTGGAACCTGTGGTGGCATCCAGCGAATCCATTGGGTTAATGGTGAAAAATTTTGACGAAGCTAAAAACCATGGCCTTGGAGCATGTGTGGAAGTGGCTCCTCCTATGCAGGAAGGAGTTCCTGAGTGGGTAGAAAAGACGCTGGAAAAATACAATCCCAAGGCAATCTTTTGTACAGAGCGAATCGGCCCAGCCAAAAATGGCGAGCTACACGGAGCTACTGGTATCCCACTTTCTCGTTTCAATTCCACGCCGGGCGCGGTGGTGGACACCTCTCCTTTGGTCGTGGAGGCAAAAAAGCGAGGAATTTTGACCATCGGAGTAGGGGATCTTGGTAACGAAATCGGATTTGGTGCTATATACGATACCGTCGCTAAAATTATCCCAAATGGCCCAGAGCTCGCTACTACCACGGCAACGGATATTGTCTATCCTGTGATGATGTCCAATTGGGGGGCTTACGGAATTGAAGCTGCGCTCGCCTTCGTGCTGGAAAAGCCAGAACTGCTGCGTACTCAAGCGCAAGAAGCTCGATTGCTTCGTGCGTGCCTCGATGCAGGAGGGCTTGAAGCAGCCTACTGTACAACTGATTTTTTTGTTGATGGATTAGATGGAGAGACCTCTATGGCAGTGGTGCATATTCTTGGTACGATCGTTCGTAAATATCTCGAGCCAATTGACACGGGCTTGGCACACTAGTGCTACCTATTTCATCTATTAAGCCATGATCTCAGCTTTCCTGGAAGTTTTGCCGATTGCAATTGGGATAGTAGTAACCACTCTACCGCTGGCTGGTGTTTCGATGCTCTTGCATAACAGGCCTCAAAAAGGGGCGTATGGATCGTTTATTGCCGGTTGGTTTTTGGCGGCTTTTGGATTTGGGATCGTGGCTGTTTTGGCTTCTGACTCGTTTTCTTCCGAAGAAACATCTCAGCCATTTTGGCTCATTTTGCTCAGGTTTGCGCTGGGTATCATGTTGTTGGTGCTGGCCATGAGAAATCTCCTGAGTGGGAAGACCTCCGAAGAGGAAGATGATGAAGATCCGGGCTGGATGCGTAAATTCAACAGTATGGGCCCAGGAACCGCCTTTGGTGTAGGAGCAGCACTCGCGGTTCTAAACCCCAAAAACGCGGTACTGGTTGCATCTGCTGCAATGACTATTGATACGGAAACTTTCGGCGCATTTAACAAACTCATGGCGCTTACCGGCTTTGTTTTGGTCGCTAGTTTGGGGTTTCTGTCACCAATATTGCTAAGACTTTTTGGCGAGAATCGAGCGCAGAAAATGGAAGCTTCCTTCAAGCAATTTCTGGCCCGGCATGGGTCGATGATTGGTAACTTGGTCTTATTGATCCTTGGGTTTGTTGTAATCTCCAATGTATGGAGCGATTACACCTCTGGATAATACCTTTAATCTAGCGGTAATTTTTGCCCAAACAAGAAACCTCTATCATCTTTACTGCACAGTAAACCCCTTTGGGTATTCCGTAATAACTATTGACAAAGCCCCATAAAAAAAGACCAGCCCAACTAGAGACTGATCTTCCGGAGATGTATGGATTGATTTGAACTTTATTCTCCCTGACCAAGTGAGAAGCCTCGTTTGCCGTCGAAGGTGTAGAGGTTCTCTGTCTTAATGACATCGAATTGCTCCATGTGTAATTTGTGGAGCAATGAGATAACTTGATCAAAGTCGATGGGGCGGTAATCTGGTACTTTTGCTTCTATATCTGCATCCACGGACACAAATCTGCATCTCCAGTGATCCGTGCAATAGGTCTCTTTCTTCCCTTTTGGATAGACTTTCACCCCGCGGTTGGTGATCATCTTGAGCTTCAAGTTAAATGCCCCCAGCTCATTCAAGGCATCTCCGAGCTCTTGGGGACTCGGTCCGTCCCAATCCAAAAAGACATCTACTCCGACCAGCTCTTTGTGCTGGATCGTCCTCACATAATCGATGGTTTGTATGGAGCCCACTCCGGAGGTAAACCCGCTCCCTGAGAGCTTCTCGGGCTTTTGACCTAGATGCTGAATGACAGCTTCGGCAAAATCATCCGTAGACAACTTCATTTTGCTTACGCCTTCCTGGTAGATATCCGCGGTATGCAGCCCTTGCTCAAGGGTATAGAGCCATGCGTTTCTGATTTTGTCAGCGGTTTCTTTCTGGCCGATATGTGCCAACATCATGGTGGCAGCATTGAGTAGGCCAGATGGGTTGGCGACTCCGAGTCCTGCGATATCTGGCGCGGAACCGTGAATTGCCTCAAACATGGCCACATTTCTCCCAATATTGGCTGAGCCAGCCATCCCTACGGACCCTGCGATTTCGGCTGCAATGTCCGAGATGATGTCTCCATACAAGTTGGAGGTGACGATCACATCGTAGTCCTGCGGGCGGTTGGCCAATCGCGCTGAGCCGATGTCGATGATCTGGGACTCTGCCTCAATTTCTGGGTAGATCTCCGCTACTTCTTTGAATACCTCATGAAACAAGCCATCGGTCAATTTCATGATGTTGTCCTTGATCATGCAGGTGACCTTTTTGCGACCATAAGCCCTGGCATACTCGAATGCGTAGTGGATGATCCGCTCGCAACCCGGGCGTGTGATGAGTTTGAGGCATTGTACCACGTCTTGGGTCTGTCGATGCTCGATTCCCGCGTAGAGATCCTCCTCATTTTCCCGGATGATGACCACATCCATGTCGGGGTGTTTGGTGGCTACGAATGGGTGCAAGGACTGTACTGGGCGAACGTTGGCGTACAGACCTAGTGATTTGCGAAGGGTTACGTTGAGGCTCTTGAAGCCTTTGCCTTGAGGGGTGGTGATCGGGGCTTTGAATATGATGCCAGCGTTGGAAATAGCATCCCAAGATTCGTCGTTGATTCCTGCGGAGTTACCAGCCAGATACACTTGCTCCCCCAATTCAATGAACTCGGGATCAAACTGAGCGCCAGCTTGATCCAAGATTCTGAGGGTGGCTTTCATGATCTCGGGACCGATGCCGTCTCCCATGGCTACCGCGATTTTGGGTTTGACATCGGTGATGCGTTGGGGAGCCGTTAGCTGCTGATTTCTCTGTTTCATGACTTTGTATCTTTGTTGGATTTTGATACGAATCTGAAGAATTATGTCTATAAATTTTGATTTATAGTTCTTATATAAAATATAAATAAATGCTTATTGATTGTGATGCAGGCGCTTGAGTACCCGGAAAGTCATGGCAACGCGAGAGAGGCAGTGGAGACCATCAATGACGGATCTATGCCGGACTTTTCCCTTTCCTGTAATTGTGGTAGATTGAGACCTATAGTTCAGCTTTTCGGTTACCATCCTTCAATTGCGTCAAATGACCCATTTTGACCAGTATCTCCGCAATCTCGTAGCCCTTCCTTCCAATGAGCGAGACCTTCTTCTCCAAATTTCTAAACTCAAGACCTTTGCCAAGGAACAAATAATTGTTCAAGCCAATGAGCGGTTTGATCAAGAGGTATTTATCGAAAAAGGCGTGGTGAAAGCCTTCATTGTCGACGAGGAGGGAAATAACAAGAGTACTGGATTTTTCGAGGAGGGGAGTTTCATGAGTATGGCCAGCCTCAGAAATCACCAAGGAAAATCCCTCCATAATTATCAGGCACTCGGGACAGTACATCTCATGACTTTTGAAGCGCCAAGACTAAGGACATTCTTTTCCCGAAATAAACAGCTCTCCAAAATAGGGGCGAACATCAAAGAACAAGAGATGAAAAGAATGGCGGAAAGGGATAAATGCCTGCTACAGGTAACGGCCATCGATAAATATGCAGCATTTCAGAAATGTTATCCGACGATCGAACGGTTTATTTCCCAAAAACATATTGCCTCTTATCTGGGAATTACCCCCGTTTCCCTGAGTCGCGTTAAAGCTAAATTGAAATCATAACATTTGATAACAACATCCTATATCCTTTTGGACAGTTTTGAGCCAACGATTCAACATTGTTGGTATGAAAAAACTAATCACCTTTCTTCATGAAAATGGCACGTATGCAGTCGCCATTTCAACGCTAGCTGTCGGGTTCTGTATTCAATATGTCCTGATCGCGCATTTCCTGCCAGCATTTCTCGATCACGCTGGGGGATTGAAAAATCCTGACCAGCTTTTGAGCTATAGTGCGGCTTACTTGGAGGAACTGTATGGAATGCTCGGGGTTGAAGGTCGAGCCTTTTATGCCCAAATGCTTTCTGTAGATTTTGGATATGCCACCATTTCGGGAGTGGGGTATTCGCTACTGTTGGCCGCCTTGTCCAAACAGCGCAAATGGTTCATTCTCTTGCCGTTGATGACGACCCTGTTTGATGTTGCCGAAAATACTTTGCAGTTGATCCTGATGCGTCAATATCCGATGCTATCTCCTACAGGGGTAACGGTAGCCAGTGTTTTGACTTCGGCAAAGATGATTACCGGAATGGTCGTTCTCTTGTTGATCATGTATTGGGTTGGAGCGAATGTGGTCCGATGGGCAAGGAGCGTGTGGGGGTAGATAGGTGAATTGATTTCCCTTTCTCCCCAGTTATGTGATTGATCCCTTTGGGCAAATGCTTCATGCTGTGCGTCCTTTTGGGTTTTGGGGAAAATGCTCAGTCCGTATATTCAGGGATTCATTCACGTGATCATGCGTGGGCCATTGAATCCATCAGAAAAAAGAATCGGATGAAAAAATACATGGTTGTCGAAAAGTTCAAGCCCAACTGTTTTGAAAAGAATAATGAGCTGTGGAATAGGAAGGGGAGAATGCTCCCAGAGGGGTTGTACTATCTGAATTCTTGGGTGAACAAAGCGGAGAATATCTGCTTTCAACTGATGGAAACCAATCAGCCTGAACTCTTTGACGAATGGACTGAAAAATGGAAGGAATACACGGAATTTGAGGTGTTCCCCATTGATTAGCCCCGACGCATTTCCATTTTTTCCTGACGGGTTATTCTATGCAAGGCATCACCATCCGAAACATCCCAGAACCGCTTCCTTCCGGTAACTTCCAGATCGTCGATTTGGCAGAGCGACTGCTCGACAAAAAGATGGAGGAAGGGCTCCACCGGCATGATTTCTACTTTATGCTGGTCTTGGAGGAGGCCGGTGGAAAGCATCATATTGATTTTGAGGAATATCCGCTTTCTCCTCAATCGATTTCTTTGATTCGCCCCGGGCAAGTTCACGAATTGGTGCTTGAACTAGGGGGGAAAGGGTATCTGCTCTCGTTTGATGCAACTTTCTATGGGCCTAGTGACAGTCTAAAGCAGGCTCTATTTTGGAAGGTCTTTCAGCAGAATTTCTTCCAGCTGGACAGACACAGATTTGATTTATTTCAAGCGCTAGTTCGGCGCGTATTCGATGAATTCACGCATCAAAAAGTAGGGTACGAGGAAGTGATCAAGGCGACCCTGTCTGTTTTGCTGATCGAATTAATGCGAGTCCTTCCATCTGAAAACTCGCTTGCTCACATGGACCTATCCTCCGATCAAGCAATCTTGGATAAATTTATACAAATGATTGATAGTCATGCATGTATGAATAGGACCGTGTCGGAATATTCACAAGATCTTCATATTACTTCCTACAAACTCAACACCGTTACGAAAAGCTTGGTCGGCAAAACGAGTTCTCAGCTCATCATGGATCGCATGATTCTGGAAGCCAAGAGATTGCTGTTAGCAACTACGCTTCAGGTGAATGAAATTGCCTATGAATTATGCTATGAGGACCCGGCCTATTTTGTCCGCCTTTTCAAGAAGCAGACTGGATACACCCCCCAAGTATTTCGCCAAACTTTCAGATAAGTACCATTCGATTTGAGCATCGTCCTATCCGACACGGGCTGTGAAGCTGCATGTTTGTAGCCATCAAATAAATGCCAACAAGATGAATACGATGCTGCAAATCACAGTCATAGGCTTCGGAGCCACGGTGATCATGGATGTCTACGCTTGGGTGCTGAGGCTCTTCGGGATCAAAGGCCTGGACTACCGATTTCTTGGGCGATGGATTGGGTATCTGGCCCAAGGCAAATTTTTCCATCACACCATTCTGGAGACTCCAGCTATCCGGTATGAAAAGTCGATCGGTCAAATCGCACATTATGCAATTGGGATTGCATTTGCCTATTTGCTGGTGCTGCTTTTTGGGGTATCATGGTTGGATGATCCCACGCCTTT is a window from the Pontibacter sp. G13 genome containing:
- a CDS encoding helix-turn-helix transcriptional regulator; the protein is MQHFKTLSAYLEYLELPRPEYPLFSMYTALGEGFLPCPKASSPPITNDCYSISFKKIVKGDLTYGRTKYDFTNGVLFFIAPRQVLQWDGNVVFDQKGFSINFHEDFLKGTELAHQIKKYGFFSYTANEALHLSPKEEKQLELLVENMDLEYQNNPDSFSKDIIISHLSTFLKYAQRFYERQFINRMELSNDLLERFNQELEAYVDSGQLQEAGIPSIEEIAERLSVSQRYLSDTLKKETGKTTTEHLQLYLIDVAKDMLLNPNKTISEVAYELGFEYPTYFSRLFKKKEGISPTEYREKYSMN
- a CDS encoding metal-dependent hydrolase, whose amino-acid sequence is MDIISHTLTGVAVGTVAATLSNGSWKQKGLIVLAGGLGGALPDLDAISYWSQFDSTIGSFLQLSHSGREIYGGRFWYSHHAALHSILAPLLLILLTTFVRALLRRELHPLGIVSYLKARRYIFSAFFFGFLFHLLEDMPTPASVWGGVNLFFPSSNYVGGLGKIWWWNNYDLVLIILSVIVANVLLNAIPKRFYVLKVRSALLVFALGVAMFLFQINTRTVDFSYTGHTPRFAQFENQSKEIQREILGERLYRWMAALDRMIPLNF
- a CDS encoding glutamate cyclase domain-containing protein; this translates as MPLDFIQGLYAASLELTDGRPISIVAAERLAETVGRGDVVMVLTGAGVSPILPKGESDGPPGAAAVARALYRGLGAVPTYVLEKHHVEPVVASSESIGLMVKNFDEAKNHGLGACVEVAPPMQEGVPEWVEKTLEKYNPKAIFCTERIGPAKNGELHGATGIPLSRFNSTPGAVVDTSPLVVEAKKRGILTIGVGDLGNEIGFGAIYDTVAKIIPNGPELATTTATDIVYPVMMSNWGAYGIEAALAFVLEKPELLRTQAQEARLLRACLDAGGLEAAYCTTDFFVDGLDGETSMAVVHILGTIVRKYLEPIDTGLAH
- a CDS encoding GAP family protein; this translates as MISAFLEVLPIAIGIVVTTLPLAGVSMLLHNRPQKGAYGSFIAGWFLAAFGFGIVAVLASDSFSSEETSQPFWLILLRFALGIMLLVLAMRNLLSGKTSEEEDDEDPGWMRKFNSMGPGTAFGVGAALAVLNPKNAVLVASAAMTIDTETFGAFNKLMALTGFVLVASLGFLSPILLRLFGENRAQKMEASFKQFLARHGSMIGNLVLLILGFVVISNVWSDYTSG
- a CDS encoding NADP-dependent isocitrate dehydrogenase, coding for MKQRNQQLTAPQRITDVKPKIAVAMGDGIGPEIMKATLRILDQAGAQFDPEFIELGEQVYLAGNSAGINDESWDAISNAGIIFKAPITTPQGKGFKSLNVTLRKSLGLYANVRPVQSLHPFVATKHPDMDVVIIRENEEDLYAGIEHRQTQDVVQCLKLITRPGCERIIHYAFEYARAYGRKKVTCMIKDNIMKLTDGLFHEVFKEVAEIYPEIEAESQIIDIGSARLANRPQDYDVIVTSNLYGDIISDIAAEIAGSVGMAGSANIGRNVAMFEAIHGSAPDIAGLGVANPSGLLNAATMMLAHIGQKETADKIRNAWLYTLEQGLHTADIYQEGVSKMKLSTDDFAEAVIQHLGQKPEKLSGSGFTSGVGSIQTIDYVRTIQHKELVGVDVFLDWDGPSPQELGDALNELGAFNLKLKMITNRGVKVYPKGKKETYCTDHWRCRFVSVDADIEAKVPDYRPIDFDQVISLLHKLHMEQFDVIKTENLYTFDGKRGFSLGQGE
- a CDS encoding Crp/Fnr family transcriptional regulator, whose amino-acid sequence is MTHFDQYLRNLVALPSNERDLLLQISKLKTFAKEQIIVQANERFDQEVFIEKGVVKAFIVDEEGNNKSTGFFEEGSFMSMASLRNHQGKSLHNYQALGTVHLMTFEAPRLRTFFSRNKQLSKIGANIKEQEMKRMAERDKCLLQVTAIDKYAAFQKCYPTIERFISQKHIASYLGITPVSLSRVKAKLKS
- a CDS encoding DUF3303 family protein: MKKYMVVEKFKPNCFEKNNELWNRKGRMLPEGLYYLNSWVNKAENICFQLMETNQPELFDEWTEKWKEYTEFEVFPID
- a CDS encoding AraC family transcriptional regulator, producing the protein MQGITIRNIPEPLPSGNFQIVDLAERLLDKKMEEGLHRHDFYFMLVLEEAGGKHHIDFEEYPLSPQSISLIRPGQVHELVLELGGKGYLLSFDATFYGPSDSLKQALFWKVFQQNFFQLDRHRFDLFQALVRRVFDEFTHQKVGYEEVIKATLSVLLIELMRVLPSENSLAHMDLSSDQAILDKFIQMIDSHACMNRTVSEYSQDLHITSYKLNTVTKSLVGKTSSQLIMDRMILEAKRLLLATTLQVNEIAYELCYEDPAYFVRLFKKQTGYTPQVFRQTFR
- a CDS encoding DUF2938 domain-containing protein; this translates as MNTMLQITVIGFGATVIMDVYAWVLRLFGIKGLDYRFLGRWIGYLAQGKFFHHTILETPAIRYEKSIGQIAHYAIGIAFAYLLVLLFGVSWLDDPTPFPAWTVGVLTMLAPFLIMQPAFGFGIAGARLPNPQRARWMSLLIHGVYGSGLYLSAWFILQIRV